A portion of the Cryptomeria japonica chromosome 5, Sugi_1.0, whole genome shotgun sequence genome contains these proteins:
- the LOC131035791 gene encoding inactive protein RESTRICTED TEV MOVEMENT 2-like encodes MDVNLSLGIDSGTGRRAGRSGSLIRRTSSQLFVEPEFEPKIEWVDTPEAHVLVADLPGFKKEDVKVQLDVWGFFIISGERCIEEYVFARGVCYFKQRIGFRFKKVFTIPENANTTDIIARFENEMFYITIKKLRPPQEIRSNNILDQERESIPQVDKSGANYIEQSKEIKDDKASSNKSNQFLNDEKVETLEVVKSSETQDGKASSNKIDQNPRDERVKNMEAINFIVTQDDKASSNKHDQSIRDEKVETKGLALSSTTQDKKSLSNKMDQSPRDKKIETPKVAKSSVAQDDQASSNKPNQSPKDEKVEISKVIESSATQLDDERLETPKVIKSSTTQDEVQKETQLEAPNNLQDLDKHPSLLNKEKLVYSNSLSKPFELLDSSPKEDDMKVGDQNEHKLVENVRMKRNPPHEDHVQETKVSSVKAKKEDNSSNFSHMNTDKGGEEKQSILKACPYVSQFISSRSELMFIASIIVFSLALYIICRMTHSED; translated from the exons ATGGATGTGAATCTATCATTAGGGATTGATTCAGGGACTGGTAGACGTGCTGGTCGTTCTGGAAGCTTAATCAGAAGAACATCAAGTCAGCTTTTTGTGGAACCTGAGTTTGAGCCCAAAATTGAATGGGTTGACACACCTGAAGCCCATGTCCTTGTGGCTGATCTTCCAG GTTTTAAAAAAGAAGATGTAAAAGTACAACTTGATGTATGGGGATTTTTCATAATCAGTGGAGAACGTTGTATTGAGGAATATGTATTTGCAAGAGGGGTGTGTTACTTTAAGCAAAGGATAGGTTTTAGATTCAAAAAGGTTTTTACTATTCCCGAGAATGCTAATACTACAGACATTATTgctagatttgaaaatgaaatgttttacattacaatcaaaAAGTTGAGACCACCCCAAGAAATCAGGTCTAATAATATCTTAGACCAAGAGAGGGAGAGTATCCCACAAGTTGATAAAAGTGGTGCAAATTATATAGAACAATCCAAAGAGATAAAGGATGACAAGGCATCAAGCAATAAATCAAATCAATTTCTAAATGACGAGAAGGTTGAAACTCTAGAAGTTGTAAAGTCCAGTGAAACTCAAGATGGCAAAGCATCAAGCAATAAAATAGATCAAAATCCAAGAGACGAGAGGGTTAAAAATATGGAAGCTATAAATTTTATTGTAACTCAAGATGACAAAGCATCAAGCAATAAACATGATCAAAGTATAAGAGATGAGAAGGTTGAAACTAAAGGACTTGCATTATCTAGCACAACCCAAGATAAAAAATCATTAAGTAATAAAATGGATCAAAGTCCAAGAGATAAGAAGATTGAAACTCCAAAAGTTGCAAAGTCTAGTGTAGCTCAAGATGACCAAGCATCAAGCAATAAACCAAATCAGAGTCCAAAAGATGAGAAGGTTGAGATTTCAAAAGTTATAGAGTCTAGTGCAACTCAACTAGATGATGAGAGGCTTGAAACTCCAAAAGTTATAAAATCTAGCACAACTCAAGATGAAGTACAAAAGGAGACACAATTAGAAGCTCCAAATAATCTACAAGATTTGGACAAACACCCATCATTATTGAATAAAGAGAAGTTAGTTTATTCTAATAGCCTCTCTAAGCcatttgaattattggattctagTCCAAAAGAAGATGATATGAAGGTTGGGGATCAAAATGAGCATAAATTGGTTGAAAATGTGAGAATGAAGAGAAACCCTCCTCATGAAGATCACGTACAAGAAACAAAAGTATCAAGTGTAAAGGCCAAGAAAGAAGATAATAGTTCCAATTTCTCACACATGAACACAGATAAAGGTGGAGAAGAGAAGCAATCTATTTTGAAAGCTTGTCCTTATGTTTCTCAATTCATTTCATCTAGGAGTGAGTTGATGTTTATAGCTTCCATAATTGTTTTCTCTCTTGCTTTGTATATCATCTGTAGAATGACACATTCAGAGGATTAG